From Medicago truncatula cultivar Jemalong A17 chromosome 7, MtrunA17r5.0-ANR, whole genome shotgun sequence, a single genomic window includes:
- the LOC11413443 gene encoding putative UPF0481 protein At3g02645: MSHSQGRRRTWFQKEKEKESQSETPFHLLDLQRNTILITSTTKIRNNEANKENLSKKSRDEKVKMMTYRNIQDLRDVGINFKSSKTRRPRDIDFSEGLFTAELTLPEIVVDDSSATTFLNLIAYEMCPDFHNDYGICSFAAFMDSLIDNPEDVKLLRSKEILLNSLGSDEEVAELFNIISTDLVPNADTYLEVRAKIHDHYRNRCNTWIAQGFRTYFSSPWAIIAFIAALIALVLTFIQTWFTVNPPSK, from the exons ATGAGTCACAGTCAGGGAAGAAGAAGGACATGGttccaaaaagaaaaggagaaggaGTCACAGTCAGAGACACCCTTTCATCTTCTTGATCTTCAGCGTAATACCATCCTCATTACATCTACAACCAAG ATTAGAAACAATGAAGCTAACAAAGAGAATTTGAGTAAGAAGAGTCGAGATGAAAAGGTCAAGATGATGACATACCGGAACATACAAGATCTAAGAGATGTAGGAATAAATTTTAAGTCAAGCAAGACGAGAAGGCCAAGAGACATAGATTTCTCTGAAGGATTGTTCACTGCAGAACTGACTCTTCCTGAGATTGTTGTGGACGACTCATCAGCCACTACATTCCTCAACCTGATAGCATATGAGATGTGTCCAGATTTTCATAACGACTACGGGATTTGTTCTTTTGCAGCGTTCATGGACTCGCTTATCGACAATCCTGAAGATGTGAAGTTACTGAGATCAAAAGAGATTTTGCTCAATTCCCTTGGGAGTGATGAGGAAGTTGCTGAACTTTTCAATATCATAAGTACTGACTTGGTACCTAATGCAGACACATATTTAGAGGTTAGAGCCAAAATACATGATCATTACCGTAATAGATGCAATACATGGATAGCGCAGGGTTTTCGCACTTACTTCAGCAGTCCTTGGGCCATTATTGCATTCATTGCTGCTCTCATCGCGCTTGTTCTTACTTTCATTCAGACATGGTTTACGGTTAACCCGCCAAGCAAATAA
- the LOC120576846 gene encoding UPF0481 protein At3g47200, giving the protein MMASETIKEKFVELQKSKQIPQNSRPKIQRVLKSLRNRKNFEKHYSPKCVSIGPIHHHNTNLILAEKYKLMWAAKYIENNGYIPEDLHKKIADNIDELKGHFDDDVLTSTRWSLAGFRSLEEKLSWMLFVDGCSLLYILEKANLNEPWHMNIKVDQLVLVMMDVLLLENQLPYQVLKLLWKMKTRVA; this is encoded by the coding sequence ATGATGGCATCCGAAactattaaagaaaaatttgtggaactacaaaaatcaaagcaaataCCCCAAAATTCAAGACCGAAGATACAAAGGGTGCTAAAGTCTCTCAGAAATAGAAAAAACTTTGAGAAGCATTACTCACCCAAGTGTGTGTCAATAGGTCCTATTCATCATCATAACACAAATCTGATATTAGCAGAGAAGTACAAACTTATGTGGGCAGCAAAATACATAGAAAATAACGGATACATTCCAGAGGATCTACACAAAAAGATTGCTGATAACATTGATGAACTGAAGGGTCATTTTGACGATGATGTTTTAACTTCAACCAGATGGTCTCTTGCAGGCTTTCGTAGCCTTGAAGAAAAGTTGTCGTGGATGTTGTTCGTGGATGGATGTTCTTTGCTGTATATCTTGGAGAAAGCGAATCTTAATGAACCATGGCACATGAATATTAAGGTTGATCAACTGGTTCTTGTGATGATGGATGTGCTTTTGTTGGAGAATCAACTTCCTTATCAAGTACTCAAGCTATTGTGGAAGATGAAGACGAGAGTGGCTTGA